The nucleotide window CATCAACTTTTGCATGCAAAGTATGATCTTTACTGATGTAAACGTTTTCACCTGGATTGTGTTTTGAACCTCTTTGTCTTACGATGATGTTCCCAGCAATTGCAGCTTGACCACCAAAAATCTTAACGCCTAAACGTTTCGATTCTGATTCTCTACCATTCTTGGAACTACCGACACCTTTCTTGTGAGCCATGACGTACTAGTTTATTTTGTTATTATTCTTGTGTATCTTCTTTTTTAGCTTTTGGAGCTTTTTTTACTTTAGGAGCTACTACTTCAGCTTCTTCTGTAGTTGCTTCAACTGCTGCTTTTTTAGAAGCTGCTTTTTTAGGAGCACCTCCAACAGTAATTCCTTCAATTACAATTTGAGAAAGATATTGTCTGTGACCGTTTCTTTTTTTGAATCCTTTTCTTCTTTTCTTTTTGAAAACGATTACTTTGTCTCCTTTTAAGTGTTGTAACACTTTAGCTTCTACTGAAGCACCTTCTATAGCTGGGGCGCCTATCGTGATTGATCCGTTATCATCTACCAAATAAACTTTGTCAAAAGAAACTTTTGAACCTTCTTCATTTGCCAAACGGTGAACGTAAACCTTTAGGTCTTTGCTTACTTTGAACTGTTGCCCTGCTATCTCTACGATTGCATACATACTGAATTGTTTTAATAATTTTTAAGGTTGCAAATATACAATTAAATATTTACCCTGCAATCCTTTACCAAAAAAATATTTTACTGTATTTTCAACTACCGTTTTCCTCTATTTATGAAACAGTTACCATTATAAAAACAAAAGAAAATCTATAAATCCCATCTTCTGAATTTACCTATTTTATACTGAATAAAAAAAGTACTTTTGCAGATCAAAATTAAACAATAATTAATGATGTCAAATACCGCATTAACTTTAGGAGAAGTAGCTTCGGCTCAAAAAGTAGTTTTCGAGGAATACGATTTAGACAACGGTTTGCATGTTATTTTGCATCATGATGCCTCAGCCCCTGTGGTAATCACTTCTGTCATGTATCATGTGGGAGCCAAAGATGAAAATCCAGACCGCACCGGTTTTGCCCATTTTTTCGAAC belongs to Flavobacterium aquiphilum and includes:
- the rpmA gene encoding 50S ribosomal protein L27; the protein is MAHKKGVGSSKNGRESESKRLGVKIFGGQAAIAGNIIVRQRGSKHNPGENVYISKDHTLHAKVDGVVVFQKKRDNKSYVSILPFEA
- the rplU gene encoding 50S ribosomal protein L21, whose amino-acid sequence is MYAIVEIAGQQFKVSKDLKVYVHRLANEEGSKVSFDKVYLVDDNGSITIGAPAIEGASVEAKVLQHLKGDKVIVFKKKRRKGFKKRNGHRQYLSQIVIEGITVGGAPKKAASKKAAVEATTEEAEVVAPKVKKAPKAKKEDTQE